A DNA window from Budorcas taxicolor isolate Tak-1 chromosome 14, Takin1.1, whole genome shotgun sequence contains the following coding sequences:
- the ZNF34 gene encoding zinc finger protein 34 isoform X2, whose translation MHGAEQPSVDGSAHGTRTENQEVTSGEMLFGRQLDPLMGSVLQGPEPGEAHERVREPEGCLDRPGEQRGPRLVALVNEECGLESGGNLRSGSRPIPDQRSHKCDICEQSFEQRSYLNNHKRVHRCKKTNIVHDSGEIFPANLVVKEDQRIPVGKRLHYCGCCGKAFRYSANLVKHQRLHSEEKPYKCEECGKAFHQSCELISHRRMHSGEIPYRCDECGKTFNQRPNLMKHRRIHTGEKPYKCGECGKHFSAYSSLIYHQRIHTGEKPYKCSDCGKAFSDGSILIRHRRTHTGEKPYECKECGKGFTQSSNLIQHQRIHTGEKPYKCNECEKAFIQKTKLVEHQRSHTGEKPYECNDCGKVFSQSTHLIQHQRIHTGEKPYKCSECGKAFHNSSRLIHHQRSHHGEKPYKCADCKKAFSQGTYLLQHRRIHTGEKPYTCGECGKAFRHSSNMSQHQRIHLREDFSL comes from the exons ATGCATGGGGCAGAGCAACCAAGCGTCGATGGCTCAG CTCATGGGACCAGGACTGAGAACCAGGAGGTCACTTCAGGCGAAATGCTGTTTGGGAGACAACTGGACCCACTCATGGGGAGTGTTCTCCAGGGACCTGAGCCAGGAGAAGCCCATGAGCGTGTCAGGGAGCCAGAGGGGTGCCTGGACAGGCCTGGGGAGCAGAGAGGCCCCAGGCTAGTCGCACTGGTCAACGAGGAGTGTGGCCTGGAGTCTGGAGGAAACCTCAGGTCGGGGTCAAGGCCTATCCCTGATCAAAGATCTCACAAATGTGATATATGTGAACAGAGTTTTGAACAGAGATCATACCTTAATAACCATAAACGTGTACACAGGtgcaaaaaaacaaatatagttcACGATTCAGGGGAAATTTTCCCTGCGAATTTAGTTGTTAAAGAAGATCAGAGAATTCCTGTTGGGAAAAGATTGCATTATTGTGGTTGTTGTGGGAAGGCCTTCAGGTACAGCGCTAACCTTGTCAAGCACCAGCGACTGCACAGTGAAGAGAAACCCTACAAGTGTGAAGAGTGCGGGAAGGCCTTCCACCAGAGCTGTGAACTCATCAGTCACCGGAGGATGCACTCTGGAGAGATCCCCTACCGTTGCGATGAGTGCGGGAAGACATTCAACCAGAGGCCCAACCTCATGAAGCATCGGAGGATCCACACCGGGGAGAAGCCCTACAAGTGCGGCGAGTGCGGGAAGCACTTCAGTGCCTACTCCTCCCTCATTTACCACCAGAGGATccacacgggcgagaagccctACAAGTGCAGTGACTGCGGGAAGGCCTTCAGCGACGGCTCGATCCTCATCCGGCACCGTCGGAcccatactggagagaagccgtATGAGTGCAAAGAGTGTGGCAAAGGCTTTACCCAGAGCTCCAATCTGATCCAGCATCAAAGAATTCACACTGGGGAAAAACCCtataaatgtaatgaatgtgaGAAAGCCTTCATCCAAAAAACCAAGCTTGTTGAACATCAGAGAAgccacactggagagaagccctatgAGTGTAATGACTGTGGCAAAGTCTTCAGCCAGAGCACCCACCTCATCCAGCACCAGAGGATCCACACGGGGGAGAAGCCCTACAAGTGCAGCGAGTGTGGGAAGGCTTTCCACAACAGTTCCAGACTCATCCACCATCAGAGGTCACACCACGGAGAGAAGCCATATAAGTGTGCTGATTGCAAGAAGGCCTTCAGCCAGGGCACGTACCTCCTGCAGCACCGGAGGATCCACACTGGGGAGAAGCCTTACACGTGTggtgagtgtggcaaggccttccGGCACAGCTCCAACATGTCCCAGCACCAGAGGATTCACCTCCGGGAAGACTTCTCCCTGTGA
- the ZNF34 gene encoding zinc finger protein 34 isoform X1 yields the protein MAALHLCALPQAEVTFEDVAVFLSQEEWGLLGPAQKGLYREVMLETYRNLVSLGAGLAGPKPEVIVHLERGDELWVLDMHGAEQPSVDGSAHGTRTENQEVTSGEMLFGRQLDPLMGSVLQGPEPGEAHERVREPEGCLDRPGEQRGPRLVALVNEECGLESGGNLRSGSRPIPDQRSHKCDICEQSFEQRSYLNNHKRVHRCKKTNIVHDSGEIFPANLVVKEDQRIPVGKRLHYCGCCGKAFRYSANLVKHQRLHSEEKPYKCEECGKAFHQSCELISHRRMHSGEIPYRCDECGKTFNQRPNLMKHRRIHTGEKPYKCGECGKHFSAYSSLIYHQRIHTGEKPYKCSDCGKAFSDGSILIRHRRTHTGEKPYECKECGKGFTQSSNLIQHQRIHTGEKPYKCNECEKAFIQKTKLVEHQRSHTGEKPYECNDCGKVFSQSTHLIQHQRIHTGEKPYKCSECGKAFHNSSRLIHHQRSHHGEKPYKCADCKKAFSQGTYLLQHRRIHTGEKPYTCGECGKAFRHSSNMSQHQRIHLREDFSL from the exons ATGGCAGCTTTGCATCTGTGTGCCCTGCCTCAG GCTGAAGTGACCTTCGAAGACGTGGCCGTGTTCCTTTCGCAGGAGGAGTGGGGCCTTCTGGGCCCTGCTCAGAAGGGCCTCTACAGGGAAGTGATGCTGGAGACTTACAGGAACCTGGTATCGCTGG GAGCTGGACTTGCAGGTCCCAAACCGGAGGTGATTGTACATTTGGAGCGAGGGGATGAGCTGTGGGTCCTGGACATGCATGGGGCAGAGCAACCAAGCGTCGATGGCTCAG CTCATGGGACCAGGACTGAGAACCAGGAGGTCACTTCAGGCGAAATGCTGTTTGGGAGACAACTGGACCCACTCATGGGGAGTGTTCTCCAGGGACCTGAGCCAGGAGAAGCCCATGAGCGTGTCAGGGAGCCAGAGGGGTGCCTGGACAGGCCTGGGGAGCAGAGAGGCCCCAGGCTAGTCGCACTGGTCAACGAGGAGTGTGGCCTGGAGTCTGGAGGAAACCTCAGGTCGGGGTCAAGGCCTATCCCTGATCAAAGATCTCACAAATGTGATATATGTGAACAGAGTTTTGAACAGAGATCATACCTTAATAACCATAAACGTGTACACAGGtgcaaaaaaacaaatatagttcACGATTCAGGGGAAATTTTCCCTGCGAATTTAGTTGTTAAAGAAGATCAGAGAATTCCTGTTGGGAAAAGATTGCATTATTGTGGTTGTTGTGGGAAGGCCTTCAGGTACAGCGCTAACCTTGTCAAGCACCAGCGACTGCACAGTGAAGAGAAACCCTACAAGTGTGAAGAGTGCGGGAAGGCCTTCCACCAGAGCTGTGAACTCATCAGTCACCGGAGGATGCACTCTGGAGAGATCCCCTACCGTTGCGATGAGTGCGGGAAGACATTCAACCAGAGGCCCAACCTCATGAAGCATCGGAGGATCCACACCGGGGAGAAGCCCTACAAGTGCGGCGAGTGCGGGAAGCACTTCAGTGCCTACTCCTCCCTCATTTACCACCAGAGGATccacacgggcgagaagccctACAAGTGCAGTGACTGCGGGAAGGCCTTCAGCGACGGCTCGATCCTCATCCGGCACCGTCGGAcccatactggagagaagccgtATGAGTGCAAAGAGTGTGGCAAAGGCTTTACCCAGAGCTCCAATCTGATCCAGCATCAAAGAATTCACACTGGGGAAAAACCCtataaatgtaatgaatgtgaGAAAGCCTTCATCCAAAAAACCAAGCTTGTTGAACATCAGAGAAgccacactggagagaagccctatgAGTGTAATGACTGTGGCAAAGTCTTCAGCCAGAGCACCCACCTCATCCAGCACCAGAGGATCCACACGGGGGAGAAGCCCTACAAGTGCAGCGAGTGTGGGAAGGCTTTCCACAACAGTTCCAGACTCATCCACCATCAGAGGTCACACCACGGAGAGAAGCCATATAAGTGTGCTGATTGCAAGAAGGCCTTCAGCCAGGGCACGTACCTCCTGCAGCACCGGAGGATCCACACTGGGGAGAAGCCTTACACGTGTggtgagtgtggcaaggccttccGGCACAGCTCCAACATGTCCCAGCACCAGAGGATTCACCTCCGGGAAGACTTCTCCCTGTGA
- the ZNF34 gene encoding zinc finger protein 34 isoform X3, protein MLFGRQLDPLMGSVLQGPEPGEAHERVREPEGCLDRPGEQRGPRLVALVNEECGLESGGNLRSGSRPIPDQRSHKCDICEQSFEQRSYLNNHKRVHRCKKTNIVHDSGEIFPANLVVKEDQRIPVGKRLHYCGCCGKAFRYSANLVKHQRLHSEEKPYKCEECGKAFHQSCELISHRRMHSGEIPYRCDECGKTFNQRPNLMKHRRIHTGEKPYKCGECGKHFSAYSSLIYHQRIHTGEKPYKCSDCGKAFSDGSILIRHRRTHTGEKPYECKECGKGFTQSSNLIQHQRIHTGEKPYKCNECEKAFIQKTKLVEHQRSHTGEKPYECNDCGKVFSQSTHLIQHQRIHTGEKPYKCSECGKAFHNSSRLIHHQRSHHGEKPYKCADCKKAFSQGTYLLQHRRIHTGEKPYTCGECGKAFRHSSNMSQHQRIHLREDFSL, encoded by the coding sequence ATGCTGTTTGGGAGACAACTGGACCCACTCATGGGGAGTGTTCTCCAGGGACCTGAGCCAGGAGAAGCCCATGAGCGTGTCAGGGAGCCAGAGGGGTGCCTGGACAGGCCTGGGGAGCAGAGAGGCCCCAGGCTAGTCGCACTGGTCAACGAGGAGTGTGGCCTGGAGTCTGGAGGAAACCTCAGGTCGGGGTCAAGGCCTATCCCTGATCAAAGATCTCACAAATGTGATATATGTGAACAGAGTTTTGAACAGAGATCATACCTTAATAACCATAAACGTGTACACAGGtgcaaaaaaacaaatatagttcACGATTCAGGGGAAATTTTCCCTGCGAATTTAGTTGTTAAAGAAGATCAGAGAATTCCTGTTGGGAAAAGATTGCATTATTGTGGTTGTTGTGGGAAGGCCTTCAGGTACAGCGCTAACCTTGTCAAGCACCAGCGACTGCACAGTGAAGAGAAACCCTACAAGTGTGAAGAGTGCGGGAAGGCCTTCCACCAGAGCTGTGAACTCATCAGTCACCGGAGGATGCACTCTGGAGAGATCCCCTACCGTTGCGATGAGTGCGGGAAGACATTCAACCAGAGGCCCAACCTCATGAAGCATCGGAGGATCCACACCGGGGAGAAGCCCTACAAGTGCGGCGAGTGCGGGAAGCACTTCAGTGCCTACTCCTCCCTCATTTACCACCAGAGGATccacacgggcgagaagccctACAAGTGCAGTGACTGCGGGAAGGCCTTCAGCGACGGCTCGATCCTCATCCGGCACCGTCGGAcccatactggagagaagccgtATGAGTGCAAAGAGTGTGGCAAAGGCTTTACCCAGAGCTCCAATCTGATCCAGCATCAAAGAATTCACACTGGGGAAAAACCCtataaatgtaatgaatgtgaGAAAGCCTTCATCCAAAAAACCAAGCTTGTTGAACATCAGAGAAgccacactggagagaagccctatgAGTGTAATGACTGTGGCAAAGTCTTCAGCCAGAGCACCCACCTCATCCAGCACCAGAGGATCCACACGGGGGAGAAGCCCTACAAGTGCAGCGAGTGTGGGAAGGCTTTCCACAACAGTTCCAGACTCATCCACCATCAGAGGTCACACCACGGAGAGAAGCCATATAAGTGTGCTGATTGCAAGAAGGCCTTCAGCCAGGGCACGTACCTCCTGCAGCACCGGAGGATCCACACTGGGGAGAAGCCTTACACGTGTggtgagtgtggcaaggccttccGGCACAGCTCCAACATGTCCCAGCACCAGAGGATTCACCTCCGGGAAGACTTCTCCCTGTGA
- the RPL8 gene encoding 60S ribosomal protein L8 — MGRVIRGQRKGAGSVFRAHVKHRKGAARLRAVDFAERHGYIKGIVKDIIHDPGRGAPLAKVVFRDPYRFKKRTELFIAAEGIHTGQFVYCGKKAQLNIGNVLPVGTMPEGTIVCCLEEKPGDRGKLARASGNYATVISHNPETKKTRVKLPSGSKKVISSANRAVVGVVAGGGRIDKPILKAGRAYHKYKAKRNCWPRVRGVAMNPVEHPFGGGNHQHIGKPSTIRRDAPAGRKVGLIAARRTGRLRGTKTVQEKEN, encoded by the exons ATGGGCCGCGTGATCCGTGGGCAGAGAAAGGGCGCCGGCTCCGTGTTCCGCGCACATGTGAAGCACAGAAAAGGCGCCGCGCGCCTGCGCGCCGTGGATTTCGCCGAGCGACACGGATATATCAAGGGCATCGTGAAG GACATCATCCACGACCCGGGCCGCGGAGCGCCCCTTGCCAAAGTGGTTTTCCGGGATCCGTATCGTTTTAAGAAGCGAACAGAGCTGTTTATCGCTGCTGAGGGTATCCACACCGGCCAGTTTGTGTACTGCGGCAAAAAGG CCCAGCTCAACATCGGCAACGTGCTCCCTGTGGGCACCATGCCTGAGGGCACCATCGTGTGTTGTCTGGAGGAGAAGCCTGGTGATCGAGGCAAGCTGGCAAGAGCCTCTGGAAACTatgccacagtcatctcccacaACCCTGAGACAAAGAAGACGCGAGTGAAGCTGCCTTCGGGCTCCAAAAAGGTCATCTCCTCTGCCAACAGAGCTGTGGTCG GTGTGGTGGCTGGAGGTGGCCGCATTGACaagcccattctgaaggctggccGTGCCTACCACAAGTATAAGGCAAAGAGGAACTGCTGGCCACGGGTGCGGGGTGTGGCCATGAAC CCTGTCGAGCATCCCTTCGGAGGTGGCAACCACCAGCACATCGGCAAACCCTCTACTATCCGCAGAGATGCCCCTGCTGGCCGGAAAGTGGGTCTCATTGCTGCCCGCCGGACTGGGCGTCTCCGGGGAACCAAGACTGTGCAGGAGAAGGAGAACTAG